Proteins found in one Terribacillus sp. DMT04 genomic segment:
- a CDS encoding thiamine phosphate synthase produces the protein MCASGLVPIQGVMIIKLMAVTDGAHDAAGLLRILLKVHPYVDYVQIREKSKPAGVIYQLCRELAKEGLPGHKLWINDRVDVALLLGLQQAHIPGHGLPLFELQKQYPGFQFGVPVHSLQEAVQAEAAGAAYSIYGHCFPTASKKGKDPLPLSDLAEIQRRVAIPLFGIGGITVDRLAELKALELDGAAVMSGIFSAKDPVEAVKKLKEECLRLEAI, from the coding sequence TTGTGTGCATCCGGTCTTGTTCCTATTCAAGGAGTGATGATAATCAAACTGATGGCAGTAACGGATGGTGCGCACGATGCAGCTGGCTTGCTTCGAATCTTGTTAAAGGTGCACCCGTATGTTGATTATGTACAGATTCGAGAGAAAAGCAAACCTGCGGGCGTGATTTATCAGCTTTGCAGAGAGTTAGCAAAAGAAGGATTGCCAGGTCACAAGTTATGGATTAATGATCGGGTGGATGTGGCGTTGCTGCTTGGTTTGCAACAGGCGCATATACCAGGACACGGACTTCCGTTATTCGAGTTACAAAAACAATATCCTGGTTTTCAGTTCGGTGTACCGGTCCATTCTCTTCAGGAAGCTGTTCAGGCGGAGGCTGCCGGAGCAGCGTACAGTATATACGGACATTGTTTTCCGACAGCCAGTAAAAAAGGCAAAGACCCGCTGCCATTATCCGATTTAGCTGAAATTCAGCGACGCGTTGCTATTCCGTTGTTTGGAATTGGAGGAATTACCGTAGACCGGCTAGCAGAATTGAAAGCGCTTGAACTAGATGGTGCTGCTGTTATGAGTGGTATTTTTTCAGCAAAAGATCCAGTAGAAGCTGTAAAGAAACTAAAAGAGGAGTGTTTGCGTCTTGAAGCAATCTGA
- the thiO gene encoding glycine oxidase ThiO, with the protein MKQSEVAVVGGGIIGSAIAYYLVKAGYQVDVLEAGEIGSGSTQAAAGMLGAHSEYKEFGTSLYPFARTSQKLYEEAEAEIRSLAGIDIERRTGGLLKLVFTEEERASLLKLCSLEGVTWLDRASLTDKTPRLAASVLGAVHMQEDVHVMPAIACSGFHSAAQVLGAEIHTHTRVEKIEREGGHYQLQTSMGKWQAERVVIASGVWSNSILEQTGLGSPIFPVKGECIAVTNTQAPLTCSLFHDQHYIVPRNNNELIIGATKVENDWSTKPTLGGIQAVMEKARQMLPDIDEMPFLRSWAGLRPQTFDGKPIIGEHPKMKGLFIAAGHQRNGILLAPATGKMIADLLSGNDVSDQWKEAFRVDRPYSNEEVLV; encoded by the coding sequence TTGAAGCAATCTGAAGTAGCGGTCGTTGGAGGGGGCATCATCGGCAGTGCAATTGCTTATTATTTGGTGAAAGCAGGTTACCAGGTTGATGTGCTTGAAGCAGGCGAGATTGGGTCAGGTTCCACGCAGGCAGCTGCGGGTATGCTTGGCGCTCATTCGGAATACAAGGAATTCGGTACTTCGCTTTATCCATTTGCGCGTACAAGTCAAAAGTTATACGAAGAAGCAGAAGCAGAAATTCGCTCCTTAGCAGGAATAGATATAGAGCGCCGTACAGGTGGATTGTTAAAGCTTGTCTTCACAGAAGAAGAAAGAGCGAGCCTGTTAAAATTGTGTTCCTTAGAAGGGGTAACGTGGCTGGATCGTGCATCTTTAACAGATAAAACCCCTAGATTAGCAGCATCCGTTCTAGGTGCTGTTCATATGCAAGAAGATGTGCACGTCATGCCTGCAATCGCCTGCAGCGGATTTCATTCTGCAGCGCAAGTACTCGGTGCCGAAATTCACACGCATACGCGCGTTGAGAAGATAGAGCGGGAAGGCGGGCACTATCAGTTACAAACTTCCATGGGAAAATGGCAGGCAGAGCGCGTCGTTATTGCTAGTGGCGTTTGGAGTAATTCTATCTTGGAGCAAACAGGCTTGGGGTCACCAATCTTTCCTGTAAAGGGGGAATGCATTGCTGTTACCAATACACAAGCTCCGCTCACATGCAGCTTATTCCATGATCAGCATTATATTGTTCCTCGAAACAACAACGAACTAATCATCGGAGCGACAAAAGTCGAGAATGATTGGTCCACCAAGCCGACACTTGGAGGTATACAGGCAGTTATGGAAAAAGCGAGACAGATGCTGCCGGATATTGATGAGATGCCTTTTCTCAGAAGCTGGGCGGGGCTCCGACCACAAACATTCGATGGGAAGCCGATCATCGGAGAACACCCGAAAATGAAGGGGTTGTTTATTGCTGCTGGACATCAGCGCAATGGTATTCTGCTTGCACCAGCAACTGGGAAAATGATTGCTGACTTGCTAAGCGGCAATGACGTTTCGGATCAATGGAAGGAAGCGTTTCGGGTGGATCGGCCGTATTCCAATGAGGAGGTATTGGTGTGA
- the thiS gene encoding sulfur carrier protein ThiS — protein MTIQLNGRQQKLSGEIHTIAQLLASLSLENRIVIVELNKEIINKAAYTDQPIKDGDQVELIHFVGGG, from the coding sequence GTGACAATTCAACTAAATGGCAGGCAGCAGAAATTATCTGGTGAGATTCATACAATTGCACAGCTGTTAGCGTCACTGTCCCTAGAAAATAGAATAGTAATTGTGGAGTTGAATAAAGAGATTATCAATAAGGCTGCTTATACCGACCAGCCGATAAAAGATGGCGATCAAGTAGAATTAATCCATTTCGTAGGAGGAGGATGA
- a CDS encoding thiazole synthase, whose translation MLQIADKSFTSRLLLGTGKYPSFEEQKEAVNISNAEILTFAVRRMDIFEASQPNFLEQLDLSRYTLLPNTAGAKTAEEAVRIAKLAKASGLCDMVKVEVIGCDKTLLPDPVETLRATEMLLEEEFIVLPYTSDDVVLAKRLVDLGVHAIMPGASPIGSGKGIINPFNLRVIIEQSNVPVIVDAGIGSPKDAAYAMELGADGVLLNTAVSGAADPVRMAHAMKLAIEAGRLGFEAGRIPEKNYAEASSPGEGLFT comes from the coding sequence ATGTTACAAATTGCTGATAAGTCATTTACATCCCGTTTGCTATTAGGAACAGGCAAGTACCCATCATTTGAAGAACAGAAGGAAGCAGTAAATATATCAAATGCTGAAATACTGACATTCGCAGTGCGGAGGATGGATATATTTGAGGCATCACAGCCGAATTTTCTGGAACAGCTGGATTTGAGTCGGTATACGTTGCTGCCAAATACAGCAGGCGCAAAAACAGCAGAAGAAGCTGTCCGTATTGCCAAGCTAGCTAAAGCGTCTGGATTATGTGACATGGTGAAGGTAGAAGTGATCGGCTGTGATAAGACATTGCTTCCAGACCCAGTTGAAACGTTACGGGCAACAGAAATGCTGTTAGAAGAGGAGTTCATTGTCCTGCCTTACACGTCAGATGATGTTGTATTAGCCAAACGTCTCGTGGATTTGGGCGTGCATGCTATCATGCCGGGAGCATCACCTATTGGTTCAGGAAAAGGAATCATAAATCCTTTCAATCTGCGCGTGATCATTGAACAAAGCAATGTACCCGTCATTGTTGATGCTGGCATTGGCTCACCGAAGGATGCAGCGTACGCGATGGAGCTTGGAGCTGACGGTGTGCTGCTAAACACAGCGGTCTCTGGGGCTGCTGATCCTGTCCGGATGGCACATGCTATGAAACTAGCAATAGAAGCGGGCAGATTAGGTTTTGAAGCAGGAAGAATTCCAGAGAAAAATTACGCGGAAGCTAGCAGCCCGGGTGAAGGGTTGTTTACGTAA
- a CDS encoding ThiF family adenylyltransferase, with translation MQDRYRKQELFIGKEGQMQIENSKIVLIGMGALGSASAEMLVRAGIGELVLIDRDYVELHNLQRQQLYTEEDAAAYLPKALAAAERLQAINQHVKLHAVIENIDHHNIEQLVEGAHVILDATDNFETRLIVNDAATKYGIPYIYGACVGSYGVTYPVVSKDAPCLHCLLEQLPQQSETCDTAGIISPIVQWVAAMQVTQTLRILCRQEVAPELRAFDIWTGDYTTVNVQRLQDPNCLSCSTEAKRPYLNGATQTKLDVLCGREAVHIRPGSKKSLDLTALSEQWVSAVEPVTANEYLLAFHHRGHRVVLFADGRAIIHGIDDINRARSLYDSLVG, from the coding sequence ATGCAAGATCGTTATCGTAAACAAGAGCTGTTTATCGGTAAAGAAGGCCAGATGCAGATAGAAAACAGTAAGATTGTTTTAATCGGAATGGGTGCTTTAGGCTCTGCTTCTGCAGAAATGCTTGTGCGTGCGGGTATTGGGGAGCTCGTGCTTATCGATCGGGATTATGTAGAACTACACAATCTGCAGCGTCAGCAGTTATATACGGAAGAAGATGCTGCCGCTTATCTGCCGAAAGCGCTAGCGGCAGCGGAGCGGTTGCAAGCAATCAATCAGCATGTAAAGCTGCATGCTGTGATTGAGAACATAGATCATCATAATATCGAACAACTGGTAGAGGGAGCGCATGTGATTTTAGATGCTACCGATAATTTTGAAACGCGACTGATTGTTAACGATGCAGCCACAAAATACGGTATACCATACATCTATGGAGCATGCGTTGGCAGCTATGGGGTAACATATCCCGTTGTTTCGAAGGATGCACCATGTCTGCATTGTCTTCTGGAACAGCTTCCGCAGCAAAGTGAAACATGTGATACAGCCGGAATTATCAGCCCAATTGTACAATGGGTGGCAGCCATGCAAGTGACGCAGACATTACGGATTTTATGCCGTCAGGAAGTAGCACCTGAGCTGCGCGCATTTGATATATGGACGGGAGATTATACAACAGTGAACGTGCAACGTCTTCAGGATCCGAACTGTCTAAGCTGTAGTACAGAAGCTAAGCGGCCATATCTAAATGGAGCCACGCAGACAAAGCTGGATGTACTCTGTGGCAGAGAAGCTGTTCACATACGGCCAGGATCAAAGAAATCACTGGATTTAACAGCTTTATCTGAACAATGGGTTTCTGCAGTGGAACCCGTAACCGCCAACGAATACTTGCTGGCATTTCATCACAGAGGACATCGGGTTGTACTGTTTGCAGACGGGCGAGCAATTATTCACGGCATAGATGATATTAATCGAGCGCGCTCTCTTTATGACAGTCTTGTCGGCTGA
- a CDS encoding homoserine dehydrogenase → MTAVRVGLIGYGTVGSAVGRTIRSHQENLQTVFGKEVQVAGVLVRDKQKYEQEVQDVLLTDNVEEFFARTDLDVVIEASVGIEPAYSYLTKAISRGCHIITANKEMIASKGAELKALAKEKGVRLEYEAAVAGGVPVIGTLKQLLHINHVVKVEAILNGTSNFILSEMADKNISFEEALQLAQEAGFAEADPANDVDGWDAFYKLMVLSDLLFEAQPDWEKVTRKGIRSVSSQDIHAAAERGWKIKHVATLENTGEK, encoded by the coding sequence ATGACAGCAGTAAGAGTTGGATTAATAGGGTACGGCACAGTGGGCAGTGCAGTGGGCAGAACAATTCGTTCTCATCAGGAGAATCTGCAGACAGTATTCGGTAAGGAAGTACAAGTGGCAGGTGTGTTAGTCCGGGATAAACAAAAATATGAACAGGAAGTACAGGATGTCCTGCTTACAGATAATGTAGAGGAATTCTTTGCACGAACAGATTTGGATGTCGTTATTGAAGCGAGTGTAGGCATCGAGCCTGCGTACAGCTATTTGACGAAAGCTATATCTCGCGGTTGTCACATTATCACTGCCAATAAGGAAATGATTGCTTCTAAAGGAGCAGAGCTAAAGGCATTAGCGAAAGAAAAAGGTGTACGTCTCGAATATGAAGCAGCAGTAGCAGGCGGTGTACCAGTTATTGGCACGCTAAAACAACTGCTGCATATTAACCATGTTGTTAAAGTAGAGGCTATTTTAAATGGCACATCAAATTTTATCTTGAGCGAAATGGCCGATAAAAACATTTCGTTTGAAGAGGCATTACAGCTTGCGCAAGAAGCAGGTTTTGCAGAAGCTGATCCAGCTAATGATGTAGATGGCTGGGATGCATTTTATAAATTGATGGTCCTAAGTGATTTATTATTCGAAGCACAGCCAGATTGGGAAAAAGTGACACGCAAGGGCATCCGTTCCGTTTCCTCGCAGGATATTCATGCAGCTGCCGAACGAGGATGGAAAATTAAACACGTTGCGACGCTCGAAAATACGGGGGAGAAGTGA
- a CDS encoding sugar phosphate isomerase/epimerase — protein MKFSLYSVMAPDMTPEALIGYLKETGYSAVEWRFKDTAAELRQEAPSFWRNNLCTISPAITDQEIENLKSTANHNGINILSVLPYLTTGDLKATEQTLQVAQKLGAATIRIGVPSYDRSQHYNDLFRAATAYLNEVEQMCKQYKVKGLIETHHGTIAPSASLAHRLVCSCDPANIGVLYDPGNMVHEGYEHHRIGLELLGDYLAHVHVKNAGWQKKQQHTDGTADWSVQWTLIEKGIVNWKQVLLDLQAVGYEGFIGMEDFSTSLPTKESIKHNIETVKRFLAENEAQRKLC, from the coding sequence ATGAAATTCTCTCTGTATTCAGTAATGGCACCAGATATGACGCCGGAAGCTCTTATTGGTTATTTAAAAGAAACTGGCTACTCCGCTGTAGAATGGCGGTTCAAAGACACAGCAGCAGAGTTAAGACAGGAAGCACCTAGCTTTTGGAGAAATAACTTGTGTACCATATCACCAGCAATAACGGATCAAGAGATTGAGAATTTAAAAAGCACTGCGAACCATAATGGAATTAACATATTAAGTGTTCTTCCATACTTAACTACTGGAGATTTAAAAGCTACCGAACAAACATTGCAGGTTGCGCAAAAGCTTGGTGCTGCCACGATACGTATTGGTGTACCGTCTTATGATCGGTCTCAACATTATAATGACCTGTTTCGTGCTGCGACTGCTTACTTGAATGAGGTAGAACAAATGTGCAAGCAATACAAAGTAAAAGGCTTAATTGAAACACATCACGGTACGATTGCGCCTAGTGCGAGTTTAGCCCATCGGCTTGTCTGTTCATGTGATCCAGCGAACATTGGTGTTTTGTATGATCCTGGCAATATGGTGCATGAAGGATATGAGCATCATCGCATAGGATTGGAATTGTTAGGAGACTATCTTGCTCATGTGCATGTGAAAAATGCAGGCTGGCAAAAGAAACAGCAGCATACGGATGGGACTGCAGATTGGTCAGTGCAGTGGACGTTAATTGAAAAAGGGATTGTGAATTGGAAGCAAGTTCTCTTAGACCTGCAAGCTGTTGGTTATGAAGGGTTTATTGGCATGGAAGACTTTAGTACGTCTTTGCCTACAAAGGAATCTATCAAACACAATATCGAGACAGTCAAACGGTTTCTAGCAGAGAATGAAGCACAAAGAAAGCTCTGTTGA
- a CDS encoding N-acetyltransferase, translating to MNIRKLLPSETPPMELLLEADPSETKVKGYLSEGSCFIAEEKEEIMNIVVQASSRGKGIGKQLISHAIHQANKDGFRSLEVGTGNSSIGQLAFYQKCGFRIAAIEPNFFLHHYDIPIYENGIQCRDMIRLVYSLSP from the coding sequence GTGAATATAAGAAAACTTCTTCCTTCCGAAACGCCTCCCATGGAGCTCCTGCTTGAAGCAGATCCATCCGAAACAAAGGTTAAAGGTTATCTGAGTGAAGGAAGCTGCTTCATTGCGGAAGAAAAAGAAGAAATTATGAACATAGTCGTTCAGGCCTCAAGCCGAGGAAAAGGAATCGGTAAACAACTTATAAGCCATGCCATTCATCAGGCCAACAAAGACGGCTTTCGTTCACTGGAGGTTGGCACAGGAAACTCCAGCATTGGCCAACTGGCTTTCTATCAGAAATGTGGCTTCCGTATAGCAGCCATTGAGCCTAATTTTTTCCTGCATCATTATGATATACCTATCTATGAAAATGGGATTCAATGCCGGGATATGATTCGGTTAGTTTACTCATTGTCCCCATAA
- a CDS encoding universal stress protein — MYKKIVVAIDGSDHSFLATEHAIELAKLQPATQVEGILVLEYEKTKADVLHSSDPIQLQMQREEKLQRFRDAFEKAAVHYKLIMKHGDPAPMILEHARDTSADLIIIGSRGLNPLQEIVMGSVSGRVAKRAKCPIMIVK, encoded by the coding sequence ATGTATAAGAAAATCGTAGTAGCAATCGATGGTTCTGATCATAGCTTCCTTGCCACAGAGCATGCGATCGAGTTAGCAAAGCTGCAGCCGGCAACACAAGTGGAAGGCATACTTGTCCTTGAATATGAGAAGACAAAAGCAGATGTGCTTCACAGCAGTGATCCGATTCAGCTGCAAATGCAGCGAGAAGAGAAGCTCCAGCGTTTTCGTGATGCTTTTGAAAAAGCTGCTGTGCATTACAAACTAATCATGAAGCACGGCGATCCCGCTCCAATGATTCTAGAGCACGCACGCGATACCAGTGCAGATCTTATTATCATCGGCAGCCGCGGGTTGAACCCACTTCAGGAAATCGTTATGGGCAGCGTCAGCGGTCGTGTAGCTAAACGTGCAAAATGCCCCATCATGATTGTAAAATAA
- a CDS encoding SDR family NAD(P)-dependent oxidoreductase: MAHFTDKVVVITGGAGAIGKVTAEEFLAKGAKVVIVDLAADQLDEVKEDLQSRGEIHTIQADVTNETDVEKYVRETVDRYGKIDVFFNNAGIEGKVAPITEQKAEDLDKVLAVNVRGIFLGLKHVLAVMKEQKYGTVINTSSVAGLHGSSGVTPYIASKHAVVGLTKATAVEFAPYNVRVNSVHPSPANTRMMRSLEGGMGTDEGTLSKTIPLGRYAESSDVANMVLFLADDKSDFLTGGQYLVDGGMGAL, from the coding sequence ATGGCACATTTTACTGATAAAGTAGTCGTTATAACTGGAGGAGCAGGAGCTATAGGGAAAGTTACAGCTGAGGAGTTTTTAGCTAAAGGTGCGAAAGTGGTTATTGTCGATTTAGCTGCAGACCAGCTGGATGAGGTGAAAGAAGATTTACAATCCAGAGGTGAGATTCATACCATTCAAGCTGATGTTACAAATGAAACTGATGTAGAAAAATATGTCCGTGAAACAGTGGATCGTTATGGAAAAATTGATGTTTTCTTTAATAATGCAGGCATTGAGGGCAAGGTGGCGCCAATCACAGAACAAAAAGCAGAGGATTTGGACAAGGTGTTAGCGGTTAATGTACGTGGTATTTTCTTAGGGTTAAAGCATGTGCTTGCTGTTATGAAAGAACAAAAGTATGGCACGGTTATTAATACATCCTCTGTAGCAGGTCTGCATGGCAGTTCTGGTGTAACACCGTACATTGCATCCAAGCACGCTGTAGTAGGTTTGACCAAGGCAACTGCAGTTGAATTTGCACCTTATAACGTCAGGGTAAATAGTGTACATCCTTCTCCTGCGAATACAAGAATGATGCGTTCTCTAGAAGGCGGTATGGGAACAGATGAGGGCACGCTTTCTAAGACAATTCCGCTAGGCAGATACGCTGAGTCTTCAGATGTTGCCAATATGGTCTTATTCCTGGCAGATGATAAGAGTGATTTCCTCACAGGGGGACAATATCTAGTTGATGGCGGTATGGGAGCATTATAA
- a CDS encoding ABC transporter permease yields MHTIWQLTKRSNRLFFRDKTAVFMSLLSIGIIIMLYLLFLADVTTETAQEAATGASGMKALIQSWLLAGIIVVISLTVTLSVLGTMIEDAASNQLHALLITPITRTQLVVGYLLSAWFIAVLFSVSSLFLAQGYFWLTDKPTVAWDGLLTASGLIMLITFSSAAFLFVLLAPIKSRKSFSSLGTIVGTLSGFLLGIYIPIGQLPSFVQEITKFFPPAYGVAALRDVLMTPSMTDTFAGAPAAALDSFKDTFGVHITLFNSTAQLPVILGILLLTGIIFLSLGVWLRSARM; encoded by the coding sequence ATGCACACAATCTGGCAGCTGACAAAGCGCTCTAATCGACTTTTTTTCCGTGACAAAACTGCTGTTTTCATGTCTTTGCTTTCTATCGGCATCATCATTATGCTTTACCTGCTGTTCTTAGCGGATGTGACAACAGAGACGGCACAGGAAGCAGCAACAGGTGCCAGCGGTATGAAGGCTCTGATACAAAGCTGGCTTTTGGCTGGAATCATTGTCGTCATTTCCCTAACAGTTACCTTATCCGTACTAGGAACGATGATCGAAGACGCTGCCAGCAATCAGCTGCATGCCCTGCTTATTACCCCTATTACACGAACGCAGCTTGTGGTCGGCTATTTGTTATCCGCTTGGTTTATTGCTGTACTCTTTTCAGTAAGTTCCCTGTTCCTGGCACAAGGATATTTTTGGCTGACCGATAAACCTACTGTAGCTTGGGATGGCTTGTTGACAGCTAGTGGTCTGATTATGCTAATTACCTTTAGTTCCGCTGCATTTCTGTTTGTTCTGCTTGCACCAATTAAATCAAGAAAGTCTTTTTCTTCCTTGGGAACCATCGTTGGAACGCTATCCGGATTTTTGCTGGGAATCTACATCCCTATCGGACAGCTGCCCAGTTTTGTCCAGGAGATTACGAAATTCTTCCCGCCAGCATATGGCGTTGCTGCACTTCGCGATGTCTTAATGACGCCGTCTATGACAGACACTTTTGCCGGCGCACCCGCTGCCGCATTAGACAGCTTTAAAGACACGTTCGGCGTGCATATCACCTTATTTAATTCGACCGCTCAACTGCCAGTCATATTGGGTATTCTGCTTCTGACAGGAATTATTTTCTTAAGTTTAGGCGTTTGGCTTCGATCCGCAAGAATGTAA
- a CDS encoding ABC transporter ATP-binding protein: MKIIEIKHLSKTYGKSKAVDDLSFDVEKGHLFAFLGVNGAGKSTTIHMIATRLQQTAGTICVDGYTAGKDDADIRRRIGLVFQDNVLDEMLTVEENLYMWGRFYTLSKAETITSITWVTENLQLEPILKKQFRHLSGGQKRRAEIARALLHRPAVLFLDEPTTGLDPQTRVDVWKTITELQQQLQMTVFLTTHYMEEAAQADQIVIIDKGRMKAQGTPATLKNQYTADMLRLLADKPEIAASYLTEQSYNFNKKHGYFHISVSNSKQAYSILKNLEEHVLDFELIKGSLDDVFIHLVEEDTKQCTQSGS; this comes from the coding sequence ATGAAAATCATTGAGATAAAACATTTGTCCAAAACCTACGGAAAATCAAAAGCCGTTGATGATTTATCCTTTGATGTGGAAAAGGGACACCTCTTCGCATTTCTCGGTGTGAACGGTGCCGGCAAGTCAACGACTATCCACATGATTGCTACACGCCTGCAGCAAACAGCAGGCACGATCTGCGTTGACGGTTATACAGCAGGAAAAGATGATGCCGATATACGTCGGCGGATTGGACTGGTGTTTCAGGATAATGTGTTAGATGAAATGCTTACGGTTGAGGAAAATCTATACATGTGGGGGCGTTTCTACACCTTATCCAAAGCGGAAACAATAACAAGTATCACTTGGGTAACCGAAAATTTACAGTTAGAACCTATCTTGAAAAAGCAATTCCGTCACCTGTCCGGCGGCCAAAAACGGCGCGCCGAAATTGCTCGTGCCCTTCTTCACCGGCCAGCGGTTCTTTTCCTGGATGAACCAACAACTGGACTGGACCCTCAAACAAGAGTGGATGTTTGGAAAACAATCACAGAGCTGCAGCAGCAACTGCAAATGACTGTCTTCTTGACAACGCATTATATGGAAGAAGCAGCTCAAGCTGATCAAATTGTCATTATTGATAAAGGCAGGATGAAAGCACAAGGAACACCGGCCACACTTAAAAATCAGTATACTGCTGATATGCTGCGTCTGCTCGCAGATAAGCCAGAAATCGCTGCTTCCTATTTAACAGAGCAATCTTATAACTTTAACAAGAAACACGGTTATTTCCACATCTCCGTTTCGAACAGCAAGCAAGCGTACAGCATTCTTAAAAACTTAGAAGAGCATGTATTAGACTTTGAACTAATCAAAGGCAGCCTTGATGATGTATTTATTCATTTAGTAGAGGAGGATACCAAACAATGCACACAATCTGGCAGCTGA
- a CDS encoding DUF3021 family protein encodes MKIFVNFIQAWGIMFMFALFATSIYIYYFIGNTEMDIALVPQNALITFILTWLMDFMFNRIRISSIFVRSLLFLVIVLVAFTAAAILFNWFDTGNWKLLGLLFALVSFIYMILWSIYHLIYTFEAKHLNEELKNYKRKKRDPNENH; translated from the coding sequence ATGAAAATCTTTGTAAATTTCATCCAAGCATGGGGCATCATGTTTATGTTCGCTCTTTTTGCTACTAGTATATATATTTATTATTTCATCGGGAACACAGAAATGGATATTGCGCTTGTCCCGCAAAACGCACTTATTACCTTTATCCTAACCTGGCTGATGGACTTTATGTTTAACCGCATCCGCATATCCAGCATCTTCGTTCGTTCTCTCTTATTCCTTGTCATTGTTCTAGTTGCCTTCACTGCAGCAGCTATCTTATTTAATTGGTTTGATACTGGCAATTGGAAGCTGCTCGGGTTATTGTTTGCACTTGTTTCATTTATTTATATGATCCTGTGGTCCATCTACCACCTTATATATACGTTTGAAGCAAAGCATCTGAATGAAGAACTGAAAAATTACAAAAGGAAGAAGCGTGACCCTAATGAAAATCATTGA
- a CDS encoding LytTR family DNA-binding domain-containing protein: MKITIQEDDKCQETEVQIICRRADADVVKLVKLLSGANQERLTGEQNGDLHLLHPEDIYYFESVDNTVFLYDAKAVYRSSLKLYQIEEANFNPDFIRVSKSVIVNLSKVEKLKPALGRKLIATLNNAEKVMISRQYVPALKQKLGIRKD, translated from the coding sequence ATGAAAATCACAATTCAAGAAGATGACAAATGTCAGGAAACAGAAGTTCAAATAATCTGCCGTCGGGCGGATGCTGATGTAGTAAAGCTCGTGAAGCTTTTGTCCGGGGCAAATCAGGAAAGGCTAACAGGTGAGCAGAATGGCGACCTGCATCTCCTTCATCCTGAGGATATTTATTACTTCGAATCAGTTGATAATACTGTGTTCCTTTATGACGCAAAAGCGGTCTATCGCAGCAGTCTCAAGCTTTATCAAATCGAAGAAGCTAATTTTAATCCTGACTTCATCCGTGTATCAAAATCCGTCATTGTTAACTTGTCCAAAGTAGAGAAACTCAAACCCGCTCTTGGGCGAAAGTTGATTGCTACACTCAACAATGCGGAAAAGGTGATGATTTCGCGGCAGTATGTCCCTGCTCTCAAGCAGAAACTAGGCATCAGAAAGGATTAA